Proteins encoded together in one Dasypus novemcinctus isolate mDasNov1 chromosome 9, mDasNov1.1.hap2, whole genome shotgun sequence window:
- the TMEM201 gene encoding transmembrane protein 201, whose protein sequence is MEGVSALLAGCPATGLAGGLGVTACAAAGVLLYRIARRKKPTHTTVNCWFCNLDTVVPYGNRNCWDCPHCEQYNGFQENGDYNKPIPAQYMEHLNHVVRSPPSPHALTQPPQWVSSQVLLCRRCSHHQTTKIKQLAAFTPREEGRYDEEIEVYRHHLEQMYKLCRPCQAAVEYYIKHQNRQLRALLLSHQFRRREADSTQSFCSSALKAPAQATALRALAFLACAFLLTAALHGARDPSAPGDALPPALPPGSNGSAVPDNGTGPGAERWQQLLGLLPQHAAERLQEAWAFGQSHQPGLVALGLLACLLAMLLAGRVGLRRIDALASCLWALLLGLHLAEQHLQAAPASWLGTLKLGLTSLCCLVGFAAAVATRKAMGPRRFRPRRCFPGDAAGLFPASAGLAVPCLSVGGPSPSLFVPSPPGFLPLAGQQLFRAPRRASPSSLPGRLSRALSLGTVPSLTRADSGYLFSGSRPPSQVSPAGELPVADYLSLLSGGRPCSPLPSPAPSVAGSVASSSGSLRHRRPLISPARLNLKGQKLLLFPSPPKEAPSSPSSSDERSPLNGSLFTPARLPAQDAKHTVDRRQVPEKGSACSLRSIKKEDDSSQSSCVVDTTTRGCSEEAAAWRGRCSPSLVWGLLAVSLAANALFTSVYLYQSLR, encoded by the exons GAAGAAGCCGACGCACACGACCGTCAACTGCTGGTTCTGTAACCTGGACACGGTGGTGCCCTACGGGAACCGCAACTGCTGGGACTGCCCCCACTGCGAGCAGTACAACGGCTTCCAGGAG AATGGTGACTACAACAAGCCGATCCCAGCGCAGTACATGGAGCACCTGAACCACGTGGTGAGGAGCCCGCCCAGCCCCCACGCGCTCACCCAGCCCCCACAGTGGGTGAGCAGCCAGGTGCTGCTGTGCCGGAGGTGCAGCCACCACCAGACCACCAAGATCAAGCAGCTGGCCGCCTTCACGCCCCGCGAGGAG GGCAGGTACGACGAGGAGATCGAGGTGTACCGGCACCACCTGGAGCAGATGTACAAGCTGTGCCGGCCGTGCCAGGCGGCCGTCGAGTACTACATCAAGCACCAGAACCGCCAGCTGCGCGCCCTGCTGCTCAGCCACCAGTTCAGGCGCCGGGAGGCCGACAGCACGCAG AGCTTCTGCTCGTCCGCGCTGAAGGCCCCGGCACAGGCCACCGCGCTCCGCGCCCTCGCCTTCCTGGCCTGTGCCTTCCTGCTGACCGCTGCCCTGCACGGCGCCCGAGACCCCTCCGCCCCAGGGGACGCCctgcccccggccctgccccctGGCAGCAACGGCTCGGCCGTGCCTGACAACGGCACGGGCCCCGGGGCCGAGCGCTGGCAGCAGCTGCTGGGCCTCCTGCCCCAGCACGCCGCCGAGAGGCTGCAGGAAGCCTGGGCCTTCGGGCAGAGCCACCAGCCGGGCCTCGTGGCCCTGGGCCTGCTCGCCTGCCTGCTGGCCATGCTCCTGGCCGGCCGTGTCGG GCTCCGGCGGATCGACGCCCTGGCCTCCTGCCTGTGGGCCCTGCTGCTGGGCCTGCACCTGGCCGAGCAGCACCTGCAGGCAGCCCCCGCCAGCTGGCTGGGCACCCTCAAGCTCGGCCTCACGTCCCTGTGCTGCCTGGTGGGTTTCGCCGCCGCCGTGGCTACGAGGAAGGCGATGGGCCCGCGGAGGTTCCGGCCCCGCAG GTGCTTCCCAGGAGACGCGGCCGGCCTCTTCCCCGCCAGCGCCGGCCTGGCCGTCCCGTGCCTGAGCGTCGGGGGCCCTTCGCCATCCCTGTTTGTCCCCAGCCCGCCTGGCTTCCTGCCGCTCGCCGGCCAGCAGCTGTTCCGGGCTCCCCGACGGGCCTCGCCCTCCTCCCTGCCCGGCCGCCTCAGCCGGGCCCTCTCGCTGGGCACCGTGCCCTCCCTGACGCGAGCAG ACTCGGGGTACCTGTTCAGTGGGAGCCGCCCGCCCTCTCAGGTGTCTCCAGCCGGGGAGCTTCCTGTTGCAG attaCCTCTCCCTGCTGTCCGGGGGCCGCCCCTGCTCCCCGCTCCCTTCCCCGGCGCCCTCCGTGGCCGGCTCCGTGGCCTCCAGCTCGGGCTCCCTGCGCCACCGCAGACCCCTCATCAGCCCCGCCCGCCTCAACCTGAAGGGGCAGAAGCTGCTGCTCTTCCCATCGCCCCCCAAGGaggcccccagctcccccagcagcTCGGACGAGCGCTCACCCCTCAACGGCAGCCTTTTCACCCCTGCGCGGCTGCCAGCGCAGGACGCCAAGCACACCGTGG ACCGGAGACAGGTGCCGGAAAAAGGCAGCGCCTGCAGCCTCCGCTCCATCAAGAAGGAGGACGACTCGTCGCAGTCCAGCTGTGTGGTGGACACCACCACCCGGGGGTGCTCGGAGGAGGCCGCCGCCTGGAGAG GTCGTTGCAGCCCCTCCCTGGTCTGGGGCCTCCTGGCCGTGAGCTTGGCCGCCAACGCCCTCTTCACCTCGGTCTACCTGTACCAGAGCCTGCGCTGA